In Callospermophilus lateralis isolate mCalLat2 chromosome 19, mCalLat2.hap1, whole genome shotgun sequence, the following are encoded in one genomic region:
- the Pilra gene encoding paired immunoglobulin-like type 2 receptor alpha isoform X2 codes for MGCVLLLLLLLLQLPTASLKAAENPDVRISWRRKEFHGPFFYNHTSSFTHEDYKNRLSLNWKKGQNFGSLIIQNLREEDESTYFCRVQLNTKEGTKQWQSIKGTTVTITHIAKTTMQTPISKASKTTGIKVTESKRRSGSQPLSLGAAVGVALSIAVFVTAILALMVFLRWKRRRDQPTKAQSPASELFSNTEEQYENVEYRGHNIHLKMKPEEDNIVYASLSLSNLTLPGAAPSHTLHGGSPEKSLYSVLKT; via the exons ATGGGTTGCGTCctgcttctgctgctgctgctgctgcagctgcCAACAGCATCCCTGAAAGCTG CCGAGAATCCCGACGTGAGAATATCCTGGAGACGGAAGGAGTTCCATGGGCCATTTTTCTACAACCACACCTCATCTTTTACCCATGAGGATTACAAAAACCGGCTGTCTCTGAACTGGAAAAAGGGTCAGAATTTCGGCTCCCTCATCATCCAGAACCTGCGGGAGGAGGATGAGTCCACGTACTTCTGCCGAGTCCAGCTGAATACGAAGGAAGGCACAAAGCAGTGGCAGTCCATCAAGGGGACCACAGTTACCATCACCCACA TTGCCAAGACCACCATGCAGACTCCCATCAGCAAAGCCTCCAAAACGACTGGCATCAAGGTCACAGAGAGCAAAAGGAGATCAGGGTCTCAGCCCCTGAGTCTGGGAGCTGCAGTAGGAGTGGCACTGTCCATTGCTGTGTTTGTAACTGCAATTTTGGCATTGATGGTCTTCCTCAGGTGGAAGAGAAGAAGAG ATCAGCCTACCAAAGCCCAAAGCCCAGCCAG TGAACTCTTCTCAAACACTGAGGAGCAATATGAGAATGTTGAATATAGAG GACACAACATACACTTGAAAATGAAACCTGAG GAAGACAACATTGTCTATGCTTCCCTTTCCCTCTCCAACTTGACCTTGCCAGGAGCAGCTCCTAGCCACACTCTTCATGGGGGCTCCCCGGAAAAGAGCCTATATTCTGTTCTGAAGACCTAA
- the Pilra gene encoding paired immunoglobulin-like type 2 receptor alpha isoform X1, protein MGCVLLLLLLLLQLPTASLKAGYSAACSKGYRYWVTQPKHLKAPKGDSITISFSFCYSWVLAENPDVRISWRRKEFHGPFFYNHTSSFTHEDYKNRLSLNWKKGQNFGSLIIQNLREEDESTYFCRVQLNTKEGTKQWQSIKGTTVTITHIAKTTMQTPISKASKTTGIKVTESKRRSGSQPLSLGAAVGVALSIAVFVTAILALMVFLRWKRRRDQPTKAQSPASELFSNTEEQYENVEYRGHNIHLKMKPEEDNIVYASLSLSNLTLPGAAPSHTLHGGSPEKSLYSVLKT, encoded by the exons ATGGGTTGCGTCctgcttctgctgctgctgctgctgcagctgcCAACAGCATCCCTGAAAGCTG GTTACTCAGCAGCATGCAGCAAAGGCTACCGCTATTGGGTCACCCAACCAAAACACCTCAAGGCCCCCAAGGGTGACTCCATTACAATCTCCTTCTCCTTCTGTTACTCCTGGGTGTTAGCCGAGAATCCCGACGTGAGAATATCCTGGAGACGGAAGGAGTTCCATGGGCCATTTTTCTACAACCACACCTCATCTTTTACCCATGAGGATTACAAAAACCGGCTGTCTCTGAACTGGAAAAAGGGTCAGAATTTCGGCTCCCTCATCATCCAGAACCTGCGGGAGGAGGATGAGTCCACGTACTTCTGCCGAGTCCAGCTGAATACGAAGGAAGGCACAAAGCAGTGGCAGTCCATCAAGGGGACCACAGTTACCATCACCCACA TTGCCAAGACCACCATGCAGACTCCCATCAGCAAAGCCTCCAAAACGACTGGCATCAAGGTCACAGAGAGCAAAAGGAGATCAGGGTCTCAGCCCCTGAGTCTGGGAGCTGCAGTAGGAGTGGCACTGTCCATTGCTGTGTTTGTAACTGCAATTTTGGCATTGATGGTCTTCCTCAGGTGGAAGAGAAGAAGAG ATCAGCCTACCAAAGCCCAAAGCCCAGCCAG TGAACTCTTCTCAAACACTGAGGAGCAATATGAGAATGTTGAATATAGAG GACACAACATACACTTGAAAATGAAACCTGAG GAAGACAACATTGTCTATGCTTCCCTTTCCCTCTCCAACTTGACCTTGCCAGGAGCAGCTCCTAGCCACACTCTTCATGGGGGCTCCCCGGAAAAGAGCCTATATTCTGTTCTGAAGACCTAA
- the Pvrig gene encoding transmembrane protein PVRIG — translation MAGPTPLVLLWALLTLCISAGTPEVWVQVQMEATEFPTFTVRCGFLGSGSISLVTVSCGGPDGAGGTSLAVLHPEFGTRYRAPVRQAHWETKSSISLTLEGSAARSPWANTTFCYKFVSFPSGSQEACGDKGLPAPSPGSLSSPYSAGRPGRDLWSLRDPPVWLHLRPTLHTSAEASVYHSASATPLQCPGPGENSGHQPNLPVQSSPPRYPHHPLPSSSEHGAPPPATVPVGIAPHSHCMPNPGTCHLWVPAGHSTQQFYLC, via the exons ATGGCTGGGCCCACGCCTCTGGTCCTGCTCTGGGCACTGCTGACCCTCTGCATCTCTGCAG GGACCCCCGAGGTGTGGGTGCAAGTCCAGATGGAGGCCACTGAATTCCCAACCTTCACTGTCCGCTGTGGGTTCCTTGGGTCTGGCTCCATCTCCCTGGTGACCGTGAGCTGCGGGGGGCCTGATGGTGCTGGAGGAACCAGTCTGGCTGTGTTGCACCCAGAATTTGGAACCAGGTATAGGGCCCCTGTCCGCCAGGCCCACTGGGAAACCAAAAGCAGCATCTCCCTCACTCTGGAAGGGTCAGCGGCCAGAAGCCCTTGGGCCAACACCACTTTCTGCTACAAGTTCGTTTCCTTCCCCAGTGGCTCCCAGGAAGCCTGTGGAGACAAAG GGCTCCCGGCTCCCTCTCCCGGCTCCCTCTCCAGCCCCTATTCTGCGGGCAGACCTGGCCGGGATCTTTGGAGCCTCAGGGATCCTCCTGTGTGGCTGCATCTTCGTCCTACACTTCATACATCGGCAGAGGCATCG gTCTATCACTCAGCTTCAGCCACCCCTCTCCAGTGTCCGGGCCCAGGGGAGAACTCAG GCCACCAGCCAAATCTCCCTGTGCAGTCTTCACCTCCCCGATACCCCCACCACCCTCTGCCCAGCAGCTCCGAACATGGGGCACCCCCACCAGCGACTGTCCCAGTGGGCATTGCTCCCCACTCACACTGCATGCCAAACCCAGGTACCTGCCACCTGTGGGTCCCTGCTGGCCACTCCACACAGCAGTTTTATCTCTGTTGA